One Aegilops tauschii subsp. strangulata cultivar AL8/78 chromosome 7, Aet v6.0, whole genome shotgun sequence genomic window carries:
- the LOC109753911 gene encoding uncharacterized protein: MAGRRYEWINWDGLGNEAEEDAADLNYDYEWVVPDQDEDVAESSHRRRGGRLGLAGGVRGRDVGLGRGNAGRSGLGRGGAGGSGLGQHVRSVVNQAMVGGNGEGGGREDDGHARGSGDHARGGRRLGLAGSRRGPNPVTRWPVDRPTVEAQENGGVGDSEEHVEQEQEADNNVEGDGNGGASGKL, translated from the exons ATGGCTGGTCGCCGCTACGAGTGGATCAACTGGGATGGCCTTGGCAACGAGGCGGAGGAGGATGCGGCCGATTTGAACTACGACTACGAGTGGGTCGTACCCGACCAAG ATGAAGACGTGGCAGAGAGTTCCCACCGGCGTCGGGGAGGAAGGCTTGGCCTGGCAGGTGGAGTAAGGGGTCGGGACGTGGGACTTGGACGAGGAAATGCTGGTCGATCAGGACTTGGACGAGGAGGCGCTGGCGGATCAGGACTTGGTCAGCATGTACGTTCAGTCGTGAACCAAGCAATGGTGGGGGGAAATGGTGAGGGAGGCGGCAGGGAGGACGACGGGCATGCACGCGGCAGCGGCGACCATGCACGCGGTGGACGCCGGCTTGGACTTGCGGGGTCAAGGCGTGGCCCTAATCCGGTGACAAGGTGGCCTGTTGATCGTCCAACTGTAG AAGCACAAGAGAATGGTGGAGTTGGTGATTCTGAGGAGCATGTAGAACAAGAACAAGAGGCAGATAACAATGTGGAAGGCGATGGGAATGGAGGAGCCTCAGGTAAACTATAA
- the LOC109753915 gene encoding dihydroxy-acid dehydratase, chloroplastic has product MQSLALTSPSLPAAAPTPASGRRLATRVRAAAVSDEPKLNKYSARITEPKSQGASQAVLYGVGLTDADLRKPQVGVSSVWYEGNTCNMHLLQLAEAVRDGIRDAGMVAFRFNTVGVSDAISMGTRGMCYSLQSRDLIADSIETVMGAQHYDANISIPGCDKNMPGTIMAMGRLNRPSIMVYGGTIKPGHFQGNSYDIVSAFQSYGEFVSGSISDEERKNVLRNSCPGAGACGGMYTANTMASAIETMGMSLPYSSSTPAEDPLKLDECRLAGKYLLELLKMDLKPRDIITEKSLRNAMVIIMALGGSTNAVLHLIAIARSVGLQLTLDDFQKVSDQVPFLADLKPSGKYVMEDLHKIGGTPAVIHYLLEQGLLDGDCMTVTGKTLAENAKIFPPLSEGQQIIRRLDNPIKSTGHIQILYGNLAPEGSVAKITGKEGLFFSGPALVFDGEESMITAISENPANFKGKVVVIRGEGPKGGPGMPEMLTPTSAIMGAGLGKECALLTDGRFSGGSHGFVVGHICPEAQEGGPIGLVENGDTITIDVGKKVIDVDLTEDQLEQRRRKWSPPPHKVTSGALWKYIKLVSSASSGCVTDE; this is encoded by the exons ATGCAGTCCCTGGCGCTCACAtccccctctctccccgccgccgcccccacccccgcctccggccgccgcctcgccacgcgcgtccgcgccgccgccgtctccgaCGAGCCCAAGCTCAACAAGTACAGCGCGCGCATCACGGAGCCCAAGTCGCAGGGGGCGTCGCAGGCCGTGCTCTACGGCGTTGGCCTCACCGATGCCGACCTCCGCAAGCCGCAGGTCGGGGTCTCCTCCGTCTGGTACGAGGGGAACACCTGCAACATGCACCTGCTCCAGCTCGCCGAGGCCGTGCGCGACGGAATCCGCGACGCCGGCATGGTCGCCTTCCGCTTCAACACCGTCGGGGTCAGCGACGCCATCTCCATGGGTACCAGGGGCATGTGCTACAGCCTCCAGTCGCGCGACCTCATCGCCGACAGCATAGAGACCGTCATGGGGGCGCAGCACTACGACGCCAATATCTCAATCCCTGGGTGCGATAAGAAC ATGCCAGGTACAATAATGGCAATGGGACGGCTAAATCGACCAAGTATCATGGTTTATGGTGGAACTATTAAG CCTGGACACTTTCAGGGCAATTCATATGACATAGTATCTGCATTCCAG AGCTATGGAGAATTTGTTAGTGGATCAATCAGTGACGAGGAAAGAAAGAATGTGCTCCGCAACTCATGCCCAGGAGCAGGTGCTTGTGGCGGTATGTACACAGCAAACACAATGGCATCTGCTATTGAGACAATGGGCATGAGCCTTCCATACAG CTCTTCAACCCCTGCTGAAGACCCATTAAAATTAGACGAATGCCGTCTTGCTGGGAAGTATCTCCTAGAATTGTTAAAGATGGATTTGAAGCCTAGAGACATTATAACTGAGAAGTCATTGCGGAACGCAATGGTTATTATCATGGCACTTGGTGGCTCTACTAATGCTGTACTGCATTTGATTGCTATTGCCAG GTCTGTGGGTTTGCAATTAACTCTTGATGATTTCCAGAAGGTCAGCGACCAAGTTCCTTTTCTTGCAGATCTTAAGCCTAGTGGAAAGTATGTCATGGAGGATCTGCATAAG ATTGGTGGAACACCTGCAGTAATTCATTATCTCTTGGAACAAGGTCTTCTTGATGGGGATTGTATGACTG TCACTGGAAAAACTCTAGCGGAAAATGCTAAAATATTCCCACCTTTATCGGAAGGACAG CAAATAATACGACGGCTCGACAATCCTATCAAATCGACTGGGCATATACAGATACTTTATGGCAATCTTGCACCAGAAGGTTCAGTAGCAAAAATAACTGGCAAGGAGGGACTGTTTTTCTCAG GTCCTGCACTAGTTTTTGACGGTGAAGAATCAATGATTACAGCTATATCAGAAAACCCAGCAAATTTCAAG GGAAAGGTTGTAGTGATCCGAGGAGAAGGACCAAAAGGAGGTCCCGGGATGCCTGAAATGTTGACTCCAACAAGTGCAATAATGGGGGCTGGTCTTGGGAAG GAGTGTGCCCTGCTGACAGATGGTAGATTTTCTGGGGGGTCGCATGGATTTGTTGTGGGCCACATATGTCCTGAAGCACAG GAAGGAGGCCCAATTGGTCTTGTTGAGAATGGCGATACAATCACGATCGACGTCGGGAAGAAAGTAATTGATGTTGATTTGACGGAAGACCAGCTCGAACAAAGGCGAAGGAAATGGAGCCCGCCCCCACACAAGGTTACTAGTGGAGCACTTTGGAAG TACATAAAGCTCGTGTCTTCAGCCTCAAGCGGGTGCGTCACCGACGAATAG